A genomic window from Prunus persica cultivar Lovell chromosome G2, Prunus_persica_NCBIv2, whole genome shotgun sequence includes:
- the LOC18784840 gene encoding dihydrodipicolinate reductase-like protein CRR1, chloroplastic yields MAVGLSCQFHSLACKTYQHPNAKSRPSMFCSMQPPQNNIKVIINGAAKEIGRAAVIAVTRARGMEVAGAVDSYLVGEDIGKVCDMEEPLEIPITNDLTMVLGSISQSKALGVVVDFTEPSKVYDNVKQATAFGMRSVVYVPQIKLETVSALSAFCEKASMGCLVAPTLSIGSILLQQAAISASFHYNNVEIVESRATATDFPSSDATQIANNLSNLGQIYNREDISTDVQARGQVLGEDGVRVHSLVLPGLPASTTVYFSRLGEVYSLKHDITDVQCLMPGLLLAIRKIVRIKNLVYGLEKFL; encoded by the exons ATGGCAGTAGGCCTGAGCTGCCAATTTCACTCTCTGGCCTGCAAGACTTATCAACATCCCAATGCCAAATCAAGACCTTCCATGTTTTGCTCAATGCAACCTCCTCAGAACAACATCAAggtaattataaatggagCAGCAAAGGAAATAGGAAGGGCGGCTGTAATTGCAGTGACTAGAGCCAGAGGGATGGAGGTGGCTGGTGCAGTGGATTCTTATCTAGTAGGAGAAGATATTGGCAAG GTGTGTGACATGGAAGAGCCTCTGGAAATACCAATAACCAATGATCTCACAATGGTCTTAGGCTCCATTTCTCAG TCCAAAGCATTGGGGGTAGTTGTTGATTTCACTGAGCCTTCCAAAGTCTATGACAATGTAAAACAG GCAACAGCATTTGGGATGAGAAGTGTGGTTTATGTGCCTCAGATTAAGTTAGAAACAGTATCAGCATTATCTGCATTCTGTGAGAAAGCCAGCATG GGTTGTCTTGTTGCACCAACTCTATCCATTGGGTCTATACTCCTACAACAAGCTGCAATTTCAGCTTCCTTCCACTACAACAATGTAGAAATCGTCGAATCAAGGGCAACTGCAACG GATTTTCCATCATCAGATGCAACCCAAATTGCCAACAACCTGTCTAACCTTGGCCAGATTTACAACAGAGAAGATATTTCAACAGATGTTCAA GCAAGGGGCCAAGTTCTGGGAGAAGATGGAGTTCGTGTGCACAGCTTAGTCCTTCCAGGGCTTCCTGCCAGCACAACGGTTTACTTTTCTCGTCTAGGAGAG GTTTACTCTCTGAAACATGACATCACAGATGTGCAATGTCTCATGCCAGGCCTCCTCCTAGCAATTAGAAAGATTGTGCGCATTAAG AACCTGGTGTATGGGTtggagaaatttttataa